Genomic window (Mycolicibacterium smegmatis):
AGCGCGGCGTGTAACCCGGACGCGGCAGCTCCAGGCGGTACTGGCGCAGCAGGCGGTGCATGACGGTCTTGATCTCCAGCTGGCCGAACACCATGCCGATGCACTTGTGGGCGCCGCCACCGAACGGTGCGAACGCGTAGCGGTGCTTCTTGTGCTCGCTGCGCGGCTCGGCGAAGCGCTCCGGGTCGAACTTCTCCGGATCGGTCCACAGTTCGGGCAGCCGGTGGTTGATCGACGGCCAGGTGACCACGTTGGTGCCGGCCGGGATGAAGTAACCCAGCAGTTCGGTGTCGCGCACGGCCTGGCGGAAGTTGAAGGGCAGCGGCGTCATCATCCGCAGCGCCTCGTTGATCACCAGGTCGTAGGTCTCCAGCTTCTCCAGCGCCTCGATGTCGAGCGGGCCGTCGCCGATGCGCTCGGACTCGTCACGCAGCCGGTCCTGCCACTCGGGATTGGCCGCCAGGTGGTAGGCCATGGTGGTCATGGTCGACGTCGACGTGTCGTGTGCGGCCATCATGAGGAAGATCATGTGGCTGACGATCTGGTCGTCGGTGAAGGTCTGGCCGTCCTCGTCGGCCGAGTGGCACAGCACGCTGAACATGTCGGTGCTCTCGGCGCGGCGCTTCTCGTCGATGCGGCTGAGGAAGTAGTCCTCGAGTGTCTTGCGCGCCTGGATGCCGCGCCACCACTTCAACGGCGGAACCGGCGTGCGCACGATCGCGTTGCCCGCGCGCGTGGTGGTGGTGAACGCGTGGTTCACGGTCGTGACGAGCTTCTTGTCGGTGCCGGCCGGGACGCCCATGAACACCTCGGAGGCGATGTCGAGCGTCAGTTCCTTGATGGCCGGATAGAACAGGAACCGCGGATCGTCGGACACCCAGTCGTTGGCCAGGACCTGCGACGCGACCGAGTCGATGTGCGGGATGTACCCGGTGAGCCGCGAGCGGGTGAACGCGTCCTGCATGATCCGGCGGTGGTACATGTGCTCGTCGAAGTCGAGCAGCATCAGGCCACCTTCGAAGAACGGCCCGATCACCGGATCCCACGCACGCTGCGAGTAGTCCTTGTTGCGGTTCGAGAAGACCGTCTGGGTGGCGTCCGGGCCCAGCGCCATCACCGACGACAACGCAGGTGAGTAGGCGTAGTGGATCGGGCCGTTGCGGCGGTATTGCTCCAGGATGAAGTCGGGGCCGCCGCGGAAGATCTCGATCATGTGCCCGAGGACCGGCAGGCCGGAGTCGCCCATGATCGGCTTGAGACCGCTGCCTGCGGGCGGGGTGGAGAACACGAACTGGTCCCACTGCTTGCGCTTCAGCCGCTTCTCGATGGCTCCCATGCCGGGGATGGTGTTGGGCGTGGGCGTGAATCGGCGCCGTGCCTGATCCAACAGATAGCGGGGAGTACTGATGGTGGTGGGCATGTATCGCGCTCCTGACGTTGCTGACGTTGCAAGTCTGTGGTGGACGTCACTTGTGACACTCATCTTGGATGTCATACTTGACGCATGTCAAGTTTTGATTTGGCGCGTCGCGGGTGCCAAGGTTTAAACCCATGACCGCCGAATCCGTACCGCAGGGCAGCAACGGTTCTGCCGGCGCCACCGCCGCGCAGGCCCGTCGCTCCAGGGGCGACCGGCAACGGGAGGCCATCGTCGCCGCCGTGCGCGAACTCCTCGAGGAACAGCCGTTCGCGGACATCTCGGTGAGCACGATCAGTGAGCGCGCCGGTGTCGCCCGGTCGGGCTTCTACTTCTACTTCGATTCCAAGTACGCGGTGCTGGCCGTGATCCTGGCCGAGGCGATGGAAGAACTCGACGCGCTCACGCACAACTTCGCGCCGCGCGGTGAGAACGAGTCGCCTGCCGCATTCGCCAAGCGCATGGTGGGCAGCGCCGCGGCGGTGTACGCCACCAACGACCCGGTCATGTCGGCCTGCACCGTCGCGCAGAACACCGACGCGCAGATCCGCGACATCATGAACGACTTCGAGGACGCCACGATCGCCAAGATCGTCGGCGTCATCGAACAGGACACCGGAGCCCGGCCGATCTCCGACGATCTGCCCGCACTGGTGCGCACCCTGACCGCGACCACGGCGATGACACTGTCGCGTGACGCCGGGTTCGTGGGCCGTGACGCCGATCCCGCGCGTGCCGTCGAGATCGTCGAACGCCTGTGGCTCAGCGCGCTGTGGGGTGGCCTGCCGGAGTAGAACTCCCCGGTAAGGTCACCGCTATGGCGCAGGGGAGCGACTTCGCGGGCAAGAGATGTTTCGTGACCGGGGCGGCCAGCGGCATCGGCCGCGCCACGGCGCTCGCGCTGGCCGCGGCGGGCGCGGAGCTCTACCTGACCGACCGCGACGCCGACGGATTGGCGCTCACCGTCGCCGATGCGCGCGCGCTCGGCGCCGAGGTGCCCGCGCACCGCGCGCTCGACATCTCCGACTACGACCAGGTCCGCGAGTTCGCCAAGGACATCCACGCCGTGCACGGGTCGATGGACGTGGTGATGAACATCGCGGGGGTGTCCGCGTGGGGCACCGTCGACCGGCTCAGTCACCAGCAGTGGCGGTCGATGGTCGAC
Coding sequences:
- a CDS encoding cytochrome P450 codes for the protein MPTTISTPRYLLDQARRRFTPTPNTIPGMGAIEKRLKRKQWDQFVFSTPPAGSGLKPIMGDSGLPVLGHMIEIFRGGPDFILEQYRRNGPIHYAYSPALSSVMALGPDATQTVFSNRNKDYSQRAWDPVIGPFFEGGLMLLDFDEHMYHRRIMQDAFTRSRLTGYIPHIDSVASQVLANDWVSDDPRFLFYPAIKELTLDIASEVFMGVPAGTDKKLVTTVNHAFTTTTRAGNAIVRTPVPPLKWWRGIQARKTLEDYFLSRIDEKRRAESTDMFSVLCHSADEDGQTFTDDQIVSHMIFLMMAAHDTSTSTMTTMAYHLAANPEWQDRLRDESERIGDGPLDIEALEKLETYDLVINEALRMMTPLPFNFRQAVRDTELLGYFIPAGTNVVTWPSINHRLPELWTDPEKFDPERFAEPRSEHKKHRYAFAPFGGGAHKCIGMVFGQLEIKTVMHRLLRQYRLELPRPGYTPRYDYGGMPVPIDGMPIVLRPLR
- a CDS encoding TetR/AcrR family transcriptional regulator, coding for MTAESVPQGSNGSAGATAAQARRSRGDRQREAIVAAVRELLEEQPFADISVSTISERAGVARSGFYFYFDSKYAVLAVILAEAMEELDALTHNFAPRGENESPAAFAKRMVGSAAAVYATNDPVMSACTVAQNTDAQIRDIMNDFEDATIAKIVGVIEQDTGARPISDDLPALVRTLTATTAMTLSRDAGFVGRDADPARAVEIVERLWLSALWGGLPE